In one Epinephelus lanceolatus isolate andai-2023 chromosome 19, ASM4190304v1, whole genome shotgun sequence genomic region, the following are encoded:
- the sigmar1 gene encoding sigma non-opioid intracellular receptor 1, producing the protein MSVVKTSLKLFLFAAVTVLAVLLLRHWMATKQYVFNKEDVAKLAKQYAGQDHEQAFSKVVVELRKRYPGHILPDEDLQWVFVNAGGWMGSMCLLHASVTEYLLLFGTAVDTGGHSGRYWAEISDTIISGTFRQWKEGTTKSEIYYPGDTIVHSVGEATSVQWSAGTWMVEYGRGFIPSTLGFALADTLFSTQDFLTLFYTVRVYVKGMLLEAGTLLTEAGVF; encoded by the exons ATGTCTGTAGTTAAAACGAGTTTAAAGCTGTTCCTGTTCGCCGCAGTCACCGTCCTGgccgtgctgctgctgcggcaCTGGATGGCCACCAAGCAGTACGTTTTCAACAAAGAAGACGTCGCCAAATTAGCCAAACAGTACGCAG gacAGGACCATGAGCAGGCCTTCTCCAAAGTGGTGGTGGAGCTCAGGAAGAG GTATCCTGGCCACATCCTGCCAGACGAGGACCTGCAGTGGGTGTTTGTGAACGCCGGAGGTTGGATGGGCTCCATGTGCCTCCTCCACGCCTCGGTCACAGAGTACTTGCTGCTGTTTGGTACTGCAGTGGACACAGGAGGACACTCAG GTCGTTACTGGGCCGAAATTTCTGACACCATCATATCCGGCACCTTCAGGCAGTGGAAGGAGGGGACAACCAAGAGTGAAATATACTACCCAG GTGACACCATCGTACACAGTGTAGGCGAGGCCACATCGGTCCAGTGGAGCGCCGGGACATGGATGGTGGAGTACGGCCGAGGTTTCATCCCCTCCACGCTGGGATTCGCTCTGGCAGACACCCTGTTCAGCACTCAGGACTTCCTTACATTGTTCTACACCGTACGTGTCTACGTTAAGGGTATGCTGCTGGAGGCCGGTACACTACTTACAGAGGCCGGAGTTTTCTGA